One Hippocampus zosterae strain Florida chromosome 21, ASM2543408v3, whole genome shotgun sequence genomic region harbors:
- the tspan11 gene encoding tetraspanin-11 isoform X1, whose amino-acid sequence MSSAYKDGEEDWLTVCLKYLLFVFNSLFWVGGAAVLGVGVWTLVEKSEFLSLLASSTFAVAAYILILAGGLVVVAGFLGCCAVIREQRSCLSIYFFCLLLIFLIELVAGVLAYVYYQKLSEELKEHLKQTMTDNYAQPGKEAITLAVDKLQQDFKCCGSDSYQDWTTSVYIASTRADGRLVPDSCCKSVTPDCGVRDHPSNIYKVEGGCITKLEQFLADHLLVIGAVGIGVACLQLAGAILTAYFIYLLYKEEEEDLATL is encoded by the exons ATGTCGTCTGCTTACAAAGATGGCGAGGAAGACTGGCTGACCGTGTGTCTCAAGTACCTGCTGTTTGTCTTCAACTCGCTCTTTTGG GTGGGAGGTGCCGCCGTCCTGGGCGTGGGCGTGTGGACGCTGGTGGAAAAGAGCGAGTTCCTGAGCCTGCTGGCGTCCAGCACCTTCGCCGTCGCCGCCTACATCCTCATCCTGGCCGGTGGCCTGGTGGTGGTCGCAGGCTTCCTGGGCTGCTGCGCCGTCATCCGCGAGCAGAGGAGCTGCCTCTCCATA TATTTCTTCTGCCTGCTGTTGATTTTCCTCATTGAGCTCGTGGCTGGAGTTCTGGCTTACGTTTATTACCAAAAG CTGAGCGAGGAACTGAAGGAGCATCTCAAGCAGACCATGACTGACAACTACGCCCAACCGGGGAAGGAGGCCATCACCTTAGCGGTGGACAAACTACAACAGGAC ttcaAGTGCTGCGGCAGCGACAGCTACCAAGACTGGACGACCAGCGTGTACATCGCGTCCACGCGCGCCGACGGCCGACTGGTGCCCGACAGCTGCTGCAAGTCGGTCACGCCGGATTGCGGCGTCCGCGACCACCCGTCCAACATCTACAAGGTGGAG GGAGGCTGCATCACCAAGCTGGAGCAGTTTCTGGCCgaccacctgttggtcatcggGGCCGTGGGCATCGGGGTGGCCTGTCTGCAG
- the tspan11 gene encoding tetraspanin-11 isoform X2, translated as MSSAYKDGEEDWLTVCLKYLLFVFNSLFWVGGAAVLGVGVWTLVEKSEFLSLLASSTFAVAAYILILAGGLVVVAGFLGCCAVIREQRSCLSIYFFCLLLIFLIELVAGVLAYVYYQKLSEELKEHLKQTMTDNYAQPGKEAITLAVDKLQQDFKCCGSDSYQDWTTSVYIASTRADGRLVPDSCCKSVTPDCGVRDHPSNIYKVEGGCITKLEQFLADHLLVIGAVGIGVACLQICGMVLTCCLYRRIKMEPY; from the exons ATGTCGTCTGCTTACAAAGATGGCGAGGAAGACTGGCTGACCGTGTGTCTCAAGTACCTGCTGTTTGTCTTCAACTCGCTCTTTTGG GTGGGAGGTGCCGCCGTCCTGGGCGTGGGCGTGTGGACGCTGGTGGAAAAGAGCGAGTTCCTGAGCCTGCTGGCGTCCAGCACCTTCGCCGTCGCCGCCTACATCCTCATCCTGGCCGGTGGCCTGGTGGTGGTCGCAGGCTTCCTGGGCTGCTGCGCCGTCATCCGCGAGCAGAGGAGCTGCCTCTCCATA TATTTCTTCTGCCTGCTGTTGATTTTCCTCATTGAGCTCGTGGCTGGAGTTCTGGCTTACGTTTATTACCAAAAG CTGAGCGAGGAACTGAAGGAGCATCTCAAGCAGACCATGACTGACAACTACGCCCAACCGGGGAAGGAGGCCATCACCTTAGCGGTGGACAAACTACAACAGGAC ttcaAGTGCTGCGGCAGCGACAGCTACCAAGACTGGACGACCAGCGTGTACATCGCGTCCACGCGCGCCGACGGCCGACTGGTGCCCGACAGCTGCTGCAAGTCGGTCACGCCGGATTGCGGCGTCCGCGACCACCCGTCCAACATCTACAAGGTGGAG GGAGGCTGCATCACCAAGCTGGAGCAGTTTCTGGCCgaccacctgttggtcatcggGGCCGTGGGCATCGGGGTGGCCTGTCTGCAG